From a region of the Kaistia sp. 32K genome:
- a CDS encoding SGNH/GDSL hydrolase family protein — MALRTIVIGGSNTVMQPGYWPSLLANMARRGMALDVVADLSVGGTTSGFGLFQLKAHPGLADADVLIIEYALNDAFVYGDERRPFRHWARFYEGIIRYALEQNPNLRIVSLVFGARSGTYVSAVPSIDAGMHYISDWYETSVINVSRHLMRRFGREVITDPAFYSDQGHYARPIATSIVADIVADDLERILAAPVRARALPLPIDPQHFAGAGVIDAKTLIESRGLPARDYRNRRFGATTADLSRFRLKLEFEKGRPLALSYVCAPEVGPLEISMPGETIEAATLKGGVRDGAFKFLFSMLSCEFLYPGPALLQEPAKLAISIQVAQGVPRTNRHVPKDNVAHAAYDPAAEPVMPLLGILYTGTLKSCVVEPVEAVQPQPAAATERIEAPNI; from the coding sequence ATGGCGCTCCGGACTATCGTTATCGGCGGCTCGAACACGGTCATGCAGCCCGGCTACTGGCCGAGCCTCCTCGCCAATATGGCGCGTCGCGGCATGGCGCTGGACGTCGTTGCCGATCTTTCGGTCGGCGGCACGACATCCGGTTTCGGCCTGTTCCAGCTCAAGGCCCATCCGGGGCTCGCCGACGCCGATGTCCTGATCATCGAATATGCGCTCAACGATGCCTTCGTCTATGGCGACGAGCGGCGGCCGTTCCGCCACTGGGCCCGCTTCTACGAGGGCATCATCCGCTATGCGCTGGAACAGAACCCCAATCTGCGGATCGTCTCGCTCGTCTTCGGCGCGCGCAGCGGCACCTATGTCAGCGCGGTGCCGTCGATCGACGCCGGCATGCATTACATTTCCGACTGGTACGAGACCTCGGTCATCAACGTCTCGCGCCACCTGATGCGCCGCTTCGGCCGCGAGGTGATCACCGACCCCGCCTTCTATTCGGACCAGGGCCATTATGCCCGGCCGATCGCAACCTCCATCGTCGCGGATATCGTCGCGGACGATCTGGAGCGGATCCTCGCGGCGCCTGTCCGCGCGCGCGCCTTGCCGCTGCCGATCGATCCGCAGCATTTCGCCGGCGCCGGCGTCATCGATGCGAAGACGCTGATCGAGAGCCGCGGCCTGCCGGCCCGCGACTACCGCAATCGCCGCTTTGGCGCGACGACCGCCGATCTCAGCCGGTTCCGGCTGAAGCTCGAGTTCGAGAAGGGGAGGCCGCTGGCCCTTTCCTATGTGTGCGCCCCGGAAGTCGGCCCGCTGGAAATCTCCATGCCCGGCGAGACGATTGAGGCAGCCACGTTGAAGGGCGGCGTCCGCGACGGCGCCTTCAAGTTCCTGTTCTCGATGCTGAGCTGCGAATTCCTGTATCCCGGTCCCGCGCTGTTGCAGGAACCGGCGAAGCTCGCCATCTCGATCCAGGTTGCGCAGGGCGTTCCGCGAACGAACCGCCATGTCCCGAAGGACAATGTCGCGCACGCGGCGTACGACCCGGCCGCGGAGCCCGTGATGCCGCTGCTCGGCATCCTCTATACCGGCACGCTCAAATCCTGCGTTGTCGAGCCGGTGGAAGCCGTCCAGCCTCAGCCGGCGGCCGCCACCGAGCGCATCGAGGCGCCGAACATCTGA
- a CDS encoding polysaccharide pyruvyl transferase family protein gives MRSRILVTGIPGHYTRLVRSAKGATVHYGEQQLQPESKEAFLRELTNISNTGNYLIGEGALRAMPSNATQVPFWHLHNACTNGTGLDEINANFDICVFTCANLLRKGLSADAEALVLKNLDMPIVMLGIGIQNRADLEEGLPEGTQKLLDILKGKEHYFLTRGHETAEFLKSRGFSFVRPTGCPSVYFLPDNMRAALKRLPDVKVGSGRTVFSGYLGATEEAVRDVNMLSKPDSESFYVVQDEFLHFDMKVEPNKDGRVFDSTSGQMIGDLKYKAQDQLQRKLRLHTFFDTNQWRAWTSSMDFSIGRRFHGNIIALQSGVPGLMVSVDDRMREMLRFTGLPAIEASALEAANDRAEFVADHLADLNVPQVVEKYNERESNFRATLRDIGLN, from the coding sequence ATGCGTTCGAGGATCCTGGTCACGGGCATTCCCGGCCATTACACGAGGCTTGTTCGGAGCGCCAAGGGCGCGACCGTCCACTACGGCGAACAGCAGCTGCAGCCGGAGAGCAAGGAAGCGTTCCTGCGCGAGCTGACCAATATCAGCAACACCGGCAACTACCTGATCGGTGAGGGCGCCCTGCGCGCCATGCCGTCCAACGCCACGCAGGTGCCGTTCTGGCATCTCCACAATGCCTGCACGAACGGCACGGGCCTGGACGAGATCAACGCCAATTTCGACATCTGCGTCTTCACCTGCGCCAACCTGCTGCGCAAGGGTCTCTCGGCCGATGCCGAGGCACTCGTGCTGAAGAACCTCGACATGCCGATCGTCATGCTGGGCATCGGCATCCAGAACCGTGCCGATCTCGAGGAAGGGTTGCCCGAGGGCACGCAGAAGCTGCTCGATATCCTCAAGGGCAAGGAACACTACTTCCTCACCCGTGGCCACGAGACGGCGGAATTCCTGAAGTCGCGCGGCTTCTCCTTCGTGCGCCCGACCGGCTGCCCCTCGGTCTATTTCCTGCCCGACAACATGCGCGCGGCGCTCAAGCGCCTGCCGGACGTCAAGGTTGGCAGCGGCCGGACCGTCTTCTCCGGCTATCTCGGCGCGACGGAAGAAGCCGTTCGCGACGTCAACATGCTGAGCAAGCCGGACAGCGAGTCCTTCTATGTCGTCCAGGACGAGTTCCTGCATTTCGACATGAAGGTCGAGCCGAACAAGGACGGCCGCGTCTTCGACTCGACCTCGGGCCAGATGATCGGCGACTTGAAGTACAAGGCGCAGGACCAGCTGCAGCGCAAGCTGAGGCTCCACACCTTCTTCGATACCAACCAGTGGCGCGCCTGGACCTCGTCGATGGACTTCTCCATCGGCCGCCGCTTCCACGGCAACATCATCGCGCTGCAGTCGGGCGTGCCCGGTCTGATGGTCTCCGTCGACGACCGCATGCGGGAAATGCTGCGCTTCACCGGCCTGCCGGCGATCGAGGCCTCGGCGCTCGAGGCGGCCAACGACCGGGCCGAGTTCGTCGCCGACCATCTCGCCGACCTGAACGTGCCGCAGGTGGTCGAGAAGTACAACGAACGCGAGAGCAATTTCCGCGCGACGTTGCGCGACATCGGCCTGAACTGA
- a CDS encoding HlyD family type I secretion periplasmic adaptor subunit, with protein MKNLTRQTPAEIERARRDAVPAIVYATALRGSRNEILDREPSLRTPIIAGFLAVTIGFGGFIGWAYSANLDSAAVASGSVVVDSKRKTVSHFEGGILKRLLVKEGDSVKAGQPLILLDDTRARSELQQLTGRRFALTAKLARLRSEQAEANSVEFPSELLASTEQAARDAVAAEQKFFESRTVAKSGRLDVQRKSVEQHDAEAAALAAQSESNRRQQEILEEQRSAIDGLVKKGFARRSQLLEIDSRLSELIGNAGEQAANKAKAEQAKAGANLELLALTQDWMQQVSGDIATAQGELAEVDERIVAARDVLQRLEVRSPQAGVIVNIQVRTVGGAISAGAPLMDIVPEDEPMVIEAHVSPTDIDSVRVGSPVRVRLTAYNQRSHAPLEGRLTYVAADHVIDERTNVAYFVTRAEVLPEALAAARDVKLYPGMPADVLIINKPRLAIDYLLSPITDSFNAAFHEE; from the coding sequence TTGAAGAACCTGACCCGACAGACCCCGGCCGAGATCGAGCGGGCCCGGCGCGATGCCGTTCCCGCGATCGTCTATGCGACCGCCTTGCGCGGCAGCCGCAACGAGATCCTCGATCGCGAGCCGAGCCTTCGCACGCCCATCATCGCCGGTTTCCTGGCGGTCACGATCGGCTTCGGCGGATTCATCGGCTGGGCCTATTCGGCGAATCTCGACAGCGCGGCGGTGGCGAGCGGCTCCGTCGTCGTCGACAGCAAGCGCAAGACCGTCAGCCATTTCGAGGGCGGCATCCTGAAGCGTCTCCTGGTGAAGGAGGGCGACTCCGTGAAGGCCGGCCAGCCGCTGATCCTGCTGGACGATACGCGCGCCAGGTCCGAGCTGCAGCAGCTCACCGGGCGGCGCTTCGCCCTGACGGCGAAGCTGGCGCGTCTGCGCAGCGAGCAGGCCGAGGCGAATTCGGTCGAGTTTCCGTCCGAGCTGCTGGCGTCGACCGAACAGGCGGCTCGCGACGCCGTGGCGGCCGAGCAGAAGTTCTTCGAATCGCGCACGGTGGCCAAGAGCGGCCGCCTGGACGTGCAGAGAAAGTCCGTCGAGCAACATGACGCGGAGGCGGCGGCTCTGGCCGCACAGAGCGAGTCGAACCGACGGCAGCAGGAGATTCTCGAGGAACAGCGAAGCGCGATCGACGGTCTGGTCAAGAAGGGCTTCGCCAGGCGCTCCCAATTGCTGGAGATCGATTCGCGCCTCAGCGAACTGATCGGCAATGCCGGCGAGCAGGCGGCCAACAAGGCCAAGGCCGAACAGGCCAAGGCGGGCGCCAATCTCGAACTGCTCGCGCTGACGCAGGACTGGATGCAGCAGGTGTCCGGCGACATCGCGACGGCGCAGGGCGAGCTCGCCGAGGTCGATGAGCGCATCGTCGCGGCGCGCGACGTGCTTCAGCGGCTCGAGGTGCGCTCGCCGCAGGCGGGCGTCATCGTCAACATCCAGGTCCGCACCGTCGGTGGCGCGATCTCCGCCGGTGCGCCGCTGATGGACATCGTGCCAGAGGACGAGCCGATGGTCATCGAGGCGCATGTCAGCCCCACCGACATCGACAGCGTCCGCGTCGGCTCGCCCGTGCGGGTCCGTCTGACGGCTTATAATCAGCGCAGCCATGCTCCGCTGGAGGGCAGGCTGACCTATGTGGCGGCCGATCACGTCATCGACGAGCGCACCAACGTTGCCTATTTCGTGACGCGGGCCGAGGTGCTGCCGGAGGCGCTCGCCGCCGCCCGGGATGTGAAGCTCTACCCGGGCATGCCCGCGGACGTGCTGATCATCAACAAGCCGCGCCTCGCGATCGACTACCTGCTCTCGCCGATTACCGACAGCTTCAACGCCGCCTTCCACGAAGAGTGA
- a CDS encoding MarR family transcriptional regulator, whose protein sequence is MITVVTEHDGGHVTHFELARTIERVNRRFTDLLRIEMGKLGVGDIGPAQVMVLFTIGNGELSVRDLLDKGHYLGSNVSYYLKQLVDLGYIDRVASQRDRRSARISLSQKGHDLCQALRTADDTYHRLLVRDEDESRELDNAYRLLQKLELVWTNATRYGA, encoded by the coding sequence GTGATCACGGTTGTAACCGAACATGATGGCGGGCATGTAACGCATTTCGAGCTTGCCCGGACGATCGAACGCGTCAACCGGCGCTTCACCGATCTGCTCCGGATCGAGATGGGCAAACTGGGCGTCGGCGACATCGGACCGGCCCAGGTCATGGTGCTGTTCACCATCGGCAATGGCGAATTGTCGGTGCGGGACCTGCTCGACAAGGGCCACTATCTGGGCTCGAACGTCTCCTACTACCTGAAGCAGCTCGTCGATCTCGGCTATATCGACCGCGTCGCCTCGCAGCGCGACCGCCGGTCGGCCCGGATCAGCCTTTCCCAGAAGGGACACGATCTCTGCCAGGCCCTGCGGACCGCGGACGACACCTATCATCGCCTGCTCGTTCGGGACGAGGACGAGTCGCGCGAGCTCGACAACGCCTATCGTCTGCTTCAGAAGCTGGAGTTGGTCTGGACCAATGCGACGCGCTACGGCGCGTAG
- a CDS encoding polysaccharide pyruvyl transferase family protein, which translates to MRILLTGIPSYLQRTVSGVSGATVRHRPYFDDILTKKNVIDQVKKIANTGNYLIGEGAGHALQGHDVTYVPFWHLANSLTSDDVYDELARTFDICVFASANLLRPGLSADLEAQVFEKLKLPVVVMGIGIQKKANLRDDLPAGTQKFLDVLRDKESYFLTRGYFTSEFLKEQGMKFVRPTGCPSLYFNPNGMRQALAKIANPELVEAQKIAFGGYLGSVADTLVDAHVLLKPDSTAHYVIQDEVTVYNVDIVGDDQTLAYDPPSGRIIAPLEYKHQEKWQRKHELHVFFDTNRWRTWASQLDLSFGRRFHGCIITMQAGVPSLMIAVDDRMREMLEFIGFPHLEAQIWNRETQKKAYLKEFLSTIDAQASIDRYDACETNFRTALNDIGIKQASIAKAAPAATGQATRTHEAA; encoded by the coding sequence ATGCGCATCTTGCTGACCGGCATCCCTTCCTATCTCCAGCGCACCGTCTCCGGCGTCTCCGGCGCGACGGTCCGTCACCGGCCCTATTTCGACGACATCCTGACCAAGAAGAACGTCATCGATCAGGTCAAGAAGATCGCCAATACGGGCAATTACCTGATCGGCGAGGGCGCCGGCCACGCCCTGCAGGGCCACGACGTCACCTATGTGCCGTTCTGGCATCTCGCCAACAGCCTGACGTCGGACGACGTCTATGACGAGCTCGCGCGCACGTTTGACATCTGCGTCTTCGCCTCGGCCAACCTGCTGCGGCCGGGCCTCTCCGCCGATCTCGAGGCGCAGGTCTTCGAGAAGCTGAAGCTGCCGGTCGTCGTCATGGGCATCGGCATCCAGAAGAAGGCGAACCTCCGCGACGACCTGCCGGCCGGCACGCAGAAGTTCCTCGACGTGCTGCGCGACAAGGAGAGCTACTTCCTGACGCGCGGCTACTTCACCTCCGAGTTCCTGAAGGAGCAGGGGATGAAGTTCGTGCGGCCGACCGGCTGCCCGTCGCTCTACTTCAATCCGAACGGCATGCGGCAGGCGCTGGCGAAGATCGCCAATCCCGAGCTGGTCGAAGCGCAGAAGATCGCCTTCGGTGGCTATCTCGGCAGCGTCGCCGATACGCTCGTCGACGCGCATGTGCTGCTGAAGCCGGACAGCACCGCCCACTACGTGATCCAGGACGAGGTCACCGTCTACAACGTCGACATCGTCGGCGACGACCAGACGCTCGCCTATGACCCGCCGTCGGGCCGGATCATCGCGCCGCTCGAATACAAGCACCAGGAGAAGTGGCAGCGGAAGCACGAGCTGCACGTCTTCTTCGACACCAATCGCTGGCGCACCTGGGCGTCGCAGCTCGATCTGTCCTTCGGTCGCCGCTTCCATGGCTGCATCATCACCATGCAGGCGGGCGTGCCCTCGCTGATGATCGCCGTCGACGACCGTATGCGCGAAATGCTGGAATTCATCGGCTTCCCGCATCTCGAGGCCCAGATCTGGAACCGCGAGACGCAGAAGAAGGCGTATCTGAAGGAGTTCCTGTCGACGATCGACGCGCAGGCTTCGATCGATCGCTACGACGCCTGCGAGACCAACTTCCGCACGGCGCTGAACGACATCGGCATCAAGCAGGCCTCGATCGCCAAGGCGGCTCCGGCTGCCACGGGCCAGGCCACGCGGACCCATGAGGCCGCGTAA
- a CDS encoding type I secretion system permease/ATPase — protein sequence MAGLGYAAILSAFINVLQLTVPLYMLQVHDRVLNSRSMDTLAMLSILAGGALILYGLLEFIRSQAFQVMGGRLVRKLNGPVLAASIRASAREGTSKAAQSLRDLAELRSFLTGHAVSAPLEAAWSPIFLVVLFLLHPGFGIVGVVSILILVISNIALDISTRSLLTEANKANVEAIGNVAGQVRHAEVIESMGMLPALSARWRLAQLSALELLETANRRGKVIATVTRTIRYGMQLFVLALGCILAIRQEISSGAMIASTIVMGRLLMPFDSVVENGRQWVMASGAWKRVRELIATEGADRQTMPTTVCNGDLVVDKLIYAAAGQDVPIIKGVSFSLSPGEVLGVIGPSAAGKSTLARLLVGIVKPTAGGVYLDGNSVYLWERESFGQLVGYLPQSVSLLDGTIRDNIARMDAGDPRAVIEAARIADVHEMIGRLPLGYDTPVGDARLTLSGGQRQRVALARCLYGHPRLIVLDEPNANLDATGEAALIRAIRAAKADGAIVVMIAHRPAIMEVADKLLVLENGRVSQFGPRTDIVSPMNPKRQAPNPSPAIAQGGDRR from the coding sequence ATGGCCGGCCTCGGTTATGCTGCAATCCTGAGTGCATTCATCAACGTCCTGCAACTCACTGTACCGCTCTATATGCTTCAGGTGCACGATCGTGTGCTGAACAGCCGGAGCATGGATACCCTAGCCATGTTGTCGATACTGGCAGGTGGCGCGCTCATTCTCTACGGTCTTCTCGAATTTATCCGCTCTCAAGCTTTCCAGGTGATGGGCGGCCGGCTTGTGCGTAAGCTCAACGGGCCGGTGCTGGCGGCCTCCATCCGCGCTTCGGCGCGCGAAGGGACGAGCAAGGCGGCGCAATCGTTGCGCGATTTGGCCGAGCTTCGGAGCTTCCTGACCGGCCACGCCGTCAGCGCTCCGCTGGAGGCGGCCTGGAGCCCGATCTTCCTGGTCGTGCTGTTCCTGCTGCATCCGGGCTTCGGCATCGTCGGCGTCGTCTCCATCCTCATTCTCGTCATATCGAACATCGCCCTCGACATCTCTACGCGGAGCCTCCTGACGGAAGCCAACAAGGCCAATGTCGAGGCGATCGGTAACGTCGCCGGTCAGGTCCGCCATGCCGAGGTGATCGAGAGCATGGGCATGCTCCCCGCTCTCTCCGCGCGCTGGCGCCTGGCCCAGCTCAGCGCCCTCGAACTGCTCGAAACCGCAAACCGCCGCGGCAAGGTCATCGCCACCGTCACGAGGACCATCCGCTACGGCATGCAGCTCTTCGTGCTGGCGCTTGGTTGTATCCTGGCGATCCGGCAGGAGATATCGAGCGGCGCGATGATCGCCTCGACGATCGTGATGGGGCGCCTTTTGATGCCCTTCGACAGCGTCGTCGAGAACGGCCGGCAGTGGGTGATGGCGAGCGGCGCGTGGAAGCGCGTGCGGGAGCTGATTGCGACCGAGGGTGCCGATCGGCAGACGATGCCGACCACCGTCTGCAATGGCGATCTCGTCGTCGACAAGCTGATCTACGCCGCGGCCGGGCAGGACGTTCCGATTATCAAGGGCGTTTCGTTCAGCCTTTCGCCGGGCGAAGTGCTCGGCGTCATCGGCCCGTCGGCGGCCGGCAAGTCGACGCTGGCGCGGCTCCTCGTCGGCATCGTCAAGCCGACGGCCGGCGGCGTCTATCTCGACGGCAACAGCGTCTATCTCTGGGAGCGGGAATCGTTCGGCCAACTCGTCGGCTACCTGCCGCAATCGGTCTCGCTGCTCGACGGCACGATTCGCGACAACATCGCCCGAATGGATGCAGGCGATCCGCGTGCCGTGATCGAGGCGGCCCGCATCGCCGACGTGCATGAAATGATCGGCAGGCTGCCGCTCGGCTACGACACGCCGGTCGGCGACGCGCGACTGACGCTCTCCGGTGGCCAACGCCAGCGGGTGGCGCTCGCGCGCTGCCTCTACGGCCATCCCCGGCTGATCGTGCTCGACGAGCCGAATGCCAATCTCGATGCAACCGGCGAAGCGGCGCTGATCCGCGCCATTCGTGCCGCGAAGGCCGATGGCGCCATCGTCGTCATGATCGCCCATCGACCGGCGATCATGGAGGTCGCCGACAAACTGCTCGTGCTGGAAAACGGCCGAGTGTCCCAGTTCGGTCCGCGCACCGACATCGTATCGCCGATGAACCCCAAGCGACAGGCTCCCAACCCGTCGCCGGCGATAGCCCAAGGCGGAGATCGACGTTGA
- a CDS encoding glycosyltransferase family 4 protein, with the protein MKILFIHRRGVGQFEHLAANLASAGNEVTLITESVDRRLPGVRIVRHRAEPPATLAAIRTSPLATTEHHVRIGLRVAETLDALVRAEGPPDMVVGHIGWGSMMFVKDVVPRAPALGYCEFFYRAEGADVGFDPEDVIDLDVRQRLRLRNAAQLVTLDAIDAGISPTGWQRSRYPENYARRIAVCHDGIDVHRFRPDNRHGLTLPDGRVIKPGDPVVTFAARDLEPYRGFPQAAKAAERVLARHKDAIFVFVGGDSNSYGASRRDGKSWKDAVLEETPLDPARVFFPGQVPHETLTRLFQISAAHIYLTYPFVLSWSVLEAMSCGALVIGSETAPVQEVIRHGQNGLLVPFFEPEAIAETVLDVLARPQAFADMRRQARQTIIERYALDRCLSRQRSIMAQMFGASMRSVAAAG; encoded by the coding sequence ATGAAGATACTCTTCATTCACAGACGCGGCGTCGGCCAGTTCGAACATCTGGCCGCCAACCTCGCCTCTGCCGGCAATGAGGTCACCCTCATCACGGAAAGCGTCGATCGGCGCTTGCCGGGTGTCCGCATTGTCCGCCACCGGGCCGAGCCTCCGGCCACGCTGGCCGCGATCCGGACCAGCCCCCTGGCGACGACCGAGCATCACGTCCGCATCGGATTGCGCGTCGCCGAGACCCTCGATGCGCTCGTCCGCGCCGAGGGGCCGCCCGACATGGTCGTCGGCCATATCGGCTGGGGCAGCATGATGTTCGTGAAGGACGTCGTGCCGCGCGCGCCGGCGCTCGGCTATTGCGAATTCTTCTACCGCGCCGAGGGCGCCGATGTCGGTTTCGACCCGGAAGACGTCATCGACCTGGACGTGCGCCAGCGCCTGCGGCTGCGAAACGCGGCCCAGCTCGTGACGCTCGACGCCATCGATGCCGGCATCAGCCCGACCGGCTGGCAGCGCAGCCGCTATCCCGAGAACTATGCCCGGCGCATCGCCGTTTGCCATGACGGGATCGACGTCCACCGTTTCCGGCCCGACAATCGCCATGGGCTGACCCTTCCCGACGGACGCGTCATCAAGCCCGGTGATCCCGTGGTGACCTTCGCGGCGCGGGATTTGGAGCCCTACCGGGGCTTCCCGCAGGCGGCCAAGGCGGCCGAGCGGGTTCTCGCCCGCCACAAGGACGCGATCTTCGTCTTCGTCGGCGGCGACTCGAACAGCTATGGTGCATCGCGGCGCGACGGAAAATCCTGGAAGGACGCCGTCCTCGAAGAAACGCCGCTCGATCCCGCGCGTGTATTCTTTCCCGGCCAGGTTCCGCATGAGACTTTGACGCGGCTGTTCCAGATTTCAGCCGCGCATATCTATCTCACCTACCCGTTTGTGCTTTCGTGGTCCGTCCTGGAGGCGATGTCCTGCGGGGCACTGGTGATCGGATCCGAGACGGCGCCGGTGCAGGAAGTCATCCGCCATGGCCAGAACGGCCTGCTGGTGCCGTTCTTCGAGCCGGAAGCGATTGCCGAGACGGTCCTCGACGTCCTGGCCCGGCCGCAAGCCTTCGCCGACATGCGACGGCAGGCGCGCCAGACGATCATCGAGCGCTATGCGCTCGACCGATGCCTGTCGCGCCAGCGTTCGATCATGGCTCAGATGTTCGGCGCCTCGATGCGCTCGGTGGCGGCCGCCGGCTGA
- a CDS encoding calcium-binding protein produces the protein MATLEGGAYDDVLFGTRFSDIIFAHGGADTVFGGDGDDTIFGGAGNDTLFGDDGNDLLFGGIGDDTLFGGNGDDQLFGGDGNDQLYGGAGNDILDGGAGDDILDGGDGNDILLGGAGNDVLYGGAGADILNGGAGNDILVGGAGNDILIGGAGNDIFVFTGGGGNDVVMDFHAGEDILQIQKNINDTHISSAEDLAARATQVGNNTVIDLGHGDSITLVNVNANDVHANPHGYFVIG, from the coding sequence ATGGCCACTCTAGAAGGTGGGGCGTATGACGACGTCCTATTCGGCACTCGCTTCAGCGATATCATCTTCGCCCATGGTGGCGCCGACACAGTCTTCGGCGGCGATGGCGATGACACGATTTTCGGTGGTGCGGGTAACGACACGCTTTTCGGCGACGACGGCAATGACCTGCTGTTCGGCGGCATAGGCGACGACACGCTTTTCGGCGGCAACGGCGACGACCAGCTGTTTGGCGGCGATGGCAATGACCAGCTGTACGGCGGTGCCGGCAACGACATCCTCGATGGCGGTGCTGGTGACGACATCCTCGACGGCGGCGACGGCAACGACATCCTTCTCGGCGGTGCCGGCAACGATGTCCTCTACGGCGGCGCTGGCGCTGATATCCTGAATGGCGGCGCGGGCAACGATATCCTCGTTGGCGGTGCCGGCAATGACATCCTGATCGGCGGCGCCGGCAACGACATCTTTGTCTTCACCGGTGGTGGCGGCAACGACGTCGTCATGGACTTCCATGCCGGCGAAGACATTCTTCAGATCCAGAAGAACATCAACGATACGCACATCTCGTCGGCAGAAGATCTTGCTGCCCGCGCGACGCAGGTCGGCAACAATACCGTGATCGATCTTGGCCATGGCGACTCGATTACGCTCGTGAACGTCAATGCCAACGACGTCCACGCCAACCCGCACGGCTATTTCGTTATCGGCTGA
- a CDS encoding glycoside hydrolase family protein, which yields MRPRKPYRSTRIVPALAGTMLWLGILCGAQAEAAEIGFNRVNLGWKQPAERKTIIDAMKRSGVASVRLSLSAPIGQSIDAVRMANAAGLRVLLEISLNNRAFYPDGTKRRSAKGRSFDVYRLSDLDPERYRKVIRDTLAKLDKAGVKLVGVEPGNEINWAGYNGDLAVGADAKSDPAKVADGLARYVEIVRVTREELQKTKFNRDAKLISAGLSDMPVPFSRRVGLEIVPAPEWTSRMQAQGLDQWVDAYGIHVYPGSTGSTESRDGLVREALSFCGTAAAGKPCWITEWGVANTSPRCPIDDDTRAAQVDQVRSIIDADIEAGKVGAAYYFDWDSGTPYSVWRCGGLSAAGRAAVRPVAP from the coding sequence ATGAGGCCGCGTAAGCCCTATCGTTCGACGCGCATCGTCCCGGCCCTGGCCGGGACGATGCTGTGGCTCGGCATTCTCTGCGGCGCGCAGGCAGAGGCGGCCGAGATCGGCTTCAACCGGGTCAATCTCGGTTGGAAGCAGCCGGCCGAGCGCAAGACCATCATCGACGCCATGAAGCGCAGCGGCGTCGCCTCGGTACGGCTTTCGCTGAGCGCGCCGATCGGGCAGAGCATCGACGCGGTGCGCATGGCAAACGCGGCGGGCCTGCGCGTCCTGCTCGAGATCTCGCTCAACAACCGCGCCTTCTATCCCGACGGAACCAAGCGCCGCTCTGCCAAGGGTCGGAGCTTCGACGTCTACCGCCTCTCCGATCTCGACCCCGAGCGCTATCGCAAGGTGATCCGCGACACGCTGGCCAAGCTCGACAAGGCCGGTGTGAAGTTGGTCGGCGTGGAGCCCGGCAACGAGATCAACTGGGCCGGCTACAATGGCGATCTGGCGGTCGGCGCCGACGCCAAGAGCGATCCGGCCAAGGTCGCCGACGGCCTGGCGCGCTATGTCGAGATCGTTCGCGTGACCCGCGAGGAATTGCAGAAGACGAAGTTCAACCGCGACGCCAAGCTGATCTCGGCAGGTCTCTCCGACATGCCGGTGCCGTTCTCGCGCCGCGTCGGCCTCGAGATCGTCCCGGCGCCCGAATGGACTTCCCGCATGCAAGCGCAGGGGCTCGACCAATGGGTCGACGCCTACGGCATCCATGTCTACCCGGGCAGCACCGGTTCGACCGAGAGCCGCGACGGTCTCGTGCGCGAGGCGCTCTCCTTCTGCGGCACCGCCGCCGCCGGCAAGCCGTGCTGGATCACCGAATGGGGCGTCGCCAATACTTCGCCGCGCTGTCCCATCGACGACGACACGCGCGCCGCGCAGGTGGATCAGGTCCGCTCCATCATTGATGCCGATATCGAGGCGGGGAAGGTCGGCGCCGCCTACTATTTCGATTGGGACAGTGGAACCCCGTACAGCGTCTGGCGCTGCGGCGGCCTTTCTGCGGCCGGCCGGGCCGCCGTTCGTCCGGTGGCTCCATGA